In Aythya fuligula isolate bAytFul2 chromosome 19, bAytFul2.pri, whole genome shotgun sequence, one genomic interval encodes:
- the RC3H2 gene encoding roquin-2 isoform X2, with translation MPVQAAQWTEFLSCPICYNEFDENVHKPISLGCSHTVCKTCLNKLHRKACPFDQTAINTDIDVLPVNFALLQLVGAQVPDHQTVKLSNVGENKHYEVAKKCVEDLALYLKPLSGGKGVASLNQSALSRPMQRKLVTLVNCQLVEEEGRVRAMRAARSLGERTVTELILQHQNPQQLSANLWAAVRARGCQFLGPAMQEEALKLVLLALEDGSALSRKVLVLFVVQRLEPRFPQASKTSIGHVVQLLYRASCFKVTKRDEDSSLMQLKEEFRSYEALRREHDAQIVHIAMEAGLRISPEQWSSLLYGDLAHKSHMQSIIDKLQSPESFAKSVQELTIVLQRTGDPANLNRLRPHLELLANIDPNPDAASPTWEQLENAMVAVKTVVHGLVDFIQNYSRKGHETPQPQPNSKYKTSMCRDLRQQGGCPRGTNCTFAHSQEELEKYRLRNKKISATVRTFPLLNKVGVNSTVSTTTGNVISVIGSPEATGKMVPSSNGIANLESGVPQLIPRCADTSLRALENTKKGGKTGANGQNVSGSPTESLPENKIGSPPKTPVSQAAATSAGPPNIGTEVNSVPPKSSQFVPRVPVYPPHSDNVQYFQDPRTQLSYEVPQYPQTGYYPPPPTVPAGVAPCVPRFVRSNNVPESSLPPASVPYADHYSTFPPRDRLNSPYQPPPPQPYGPVPPVPSGMYAPVYDSRRIWRPQMYPRDDMIRSNSLPPMDVMHSSVYQTSLRERYNSLDGYYSVACQPPNEQRTVPLPREPCGHLKTGYDEQLRRKPEQWAQYHTQKTPLVSSALHMATPSPTPPSPLFSVDFSTEFSESVSDLSGTKFEEDHLSHYSPWSCGTIGSCINAIDSEPKDVIANSNAVLMDLDSGDVKRRVHLFETQRRAKEEDPIIPFSDGPIISKWGAISRSSRTGYHTTDPIQATASQGSATKPISVSDYVPYVNAVDSRWSSYGSDSTSSARYAERDRFIVTDLSGHRKHSSTGDLLSIELQQAKSNSLLLQREANALAMQQKWNSLDEGSRLTLNLLSKEIDLRNGETDYTEDCADAKPDRDIELELSALDTDEPDGQGEQIEEILDIQLGISSQDDQLLNGTTVENGHPLKQHQKESMEQKRQSLGRSRKQSCP, from the exons ATGCCTGTGCAGGCAGCTCAGTGGACAGAATTTCTGTCCTGCCCAATCTGCTACAACGAGTTTGATGAGAATGTGCACAAACCCATCAGCTTAGGTTGCTCTCACACTGTCTGTAAGACCTGCCTGAACAAGCTTCATCGCAAGGCATGTCCTTTCGACCAGACTGCCATCAATACAGACATCGATGTGCTTCCTGTAAACTTTGCACTCCTCCAGTTAGTTGGAGCCCAG GTACCTGATCATCAGACAGTAAAGTTGAGTAATGTAGGAGAGAACAAACATTATGAAGTAGCAAAGAAATGTGTTGAGGATTTAGCACTCTACTTAAAGCCATTAAGTGGAGGAAAAG GTGTTGCTAGCTTGAATCAGAGTGCACTGAGCCGTCCAATGCAAAGGAAGCTTGTGACACTAGTGAATTGTCAACTGGTAGAGGAAGAGGGTCGGGTTCGAGCTATGAGGGCAGCTCGATCACTGGGAGAGAGAACTGTTACAGAACTGATCTTGCAGCACCAAAAtcctcagcagctttctgccaaCCTTTGGGCTGCTGTCAGGGCACGGGGATGTCAGTTTCTAGGGCCAG CTATGCAAGAAGAAGCACTGAAACTTGTATTACTGGCATTGGAAGATGGCTCTGCGCTCTCAAGAAAAGTTCTGGTACTTTTTGTTGTGCAAAGGCTAGAACCAAGATTTCCTCAGGCCTCTAAAACAAGCATTGGTCATGTTGTGCAGCTACTGTATAGAGCATCATGCTTTAAG GTCACTAAAAGGGATGAAGATTCTTCTCTGATGCAACTTAAAGAAGAGTTTCGGAGTTACGAGGCTTTGCGGAGAGAGCATGATGCCCAAATTGTTCACATTGCCATGGAAGCAGGACTTCGAATATCACCAGAACAATGGTCTTCCCTTCTTTATGGTGACTTGGCACATAAATCACACATGCAATCCATTATCGACAAG ctccaATCTCCAGAGTCTTTTGCGAAGAGTGTACAAGAATTGACAATTGTCTTGCAGCGCACGGGCGATCCTGCAAATTTAAACAGGCTCAGGCCTCATTTGGAGCTCCTGGCAAATATAGATCCAAATCCAG ATGCAGCATCTCCAACATGGGAGCAGCTGGAAAATGCAATGGTGGCTGTAAAGACTGTGGTACATGGATTGGTGGATTTCATTCAGAATTACAGTagaaaaggacatgaaactcCACAG CCACAACCAAAtagcaaatacaaaacaagtaTGTGCCGAGACCTTCGACAACAAGGGGGATGTCCAAGAGGAACCAACTGTACTTTTGCTCATTCTCAGGAAGAGCTTGAAAA ATACCGCCTgaggaacaaaaaaatcagtgcaacAGTGAGAACGTTCCCCCTTCTAAATAAAGTTGGCGTAAATAGCACTGTCTCGACCACTACGGGAAACGTAATTTCTGTCATAGGAAGCCCTGAAGCAACAGGGAAGATGGTGCCGAGTAGTAATGGAATAGCTAATCTAGAAAGTGGTGTTCCCCAGTTGATCCCTCGCTGTGCAGACACCTCTTTGAGAGCTTTGGAGAACACCAAGAAGGGAGGGAAGACTGGAGCCAATGGCCAGAACGTTTCGGGATCCCCTACAGAATCACTACCTGAAAA taaaattggTTCTCCACCCAAGACTCCTGTAAGCCAGGCGGCAGCTACCTCAGCTGGTCCTCCCAACATTGGAACAGAAGTGAACTCTGTGCCTCCAAAATCCAGCCAGTTTGTTCCCAGAGTACCTGTCTACCCTCCACATTCTGATAATGTTCAATATTTCCAAGATCCCAGGACTCAGTTGTCGTATGAAGTTCCACAGTACCCCCAGACAG GCTATTATCCACCACCTCCAACAGTACCAGCTGGCGTGGCTCCCTGTGTTCCTCGCTTTGTGAGGTCCAATAATGTTCCAGAATCCTCCCTCCCACCTGCTTCCGTGCCATATGCCGATCATTACAGTACATTTCCCCCTCGAGATCGACTGAATTCTCCTTACCAACCTCCTCCTCCGCAGCCGTATGGACCAGTTCCTCCTGTCCCTTCTGGAATGTATGCTCCAGTTTATGACAGCAGGCGCATCTGGCGCCCACAGATGTATCCACGAGATGATATGATTAGGAGCAATTCTTTACCTCCCATGGATGTGATGCACTCATCTGTCTATCAGACATCATTACGTGAGAGATACAACTCTTTGGATGGGTATTACTCTGTGGCTTGTCAACCCCCAAATGAACAGAGGACTGTGCCTTTACCAAGG GAGCCTTGTGGTCACTTGAAGACTGGTTACGATGAGCAGTTAAGACGGAAGCCAGAGCAATGGGCACAATACCACACGCAGAAAACTCCTCTTGTGTCGTCAGCCCTTCATATGGCAACACCATCTCCAACACCACCTTCTCCTCTCTTCAGTGTAGATTTCAGCACAGAG TTCTCAGAGAGTGTCAGTGATTTGAGTGGAACTAAATTTGAGGAAGACCATCTCTCTCACTATTCACCGTGGTCTTGTGGCACTATTGGCTCTTGTATAAATGCTATCGACTCAGAGCCCAAGGATGTGATTGCCAATTCAAATGCCGTGTTAATG GATTTGGACAGCGGGGATGTTAAAAGAAGAGTGCATTTATTTGAAACTCAGAGAAGGGCAAAGGAAGAAGATCCTATAATCCCGTTTAGCGATGGACCGATCATTTCCAAGTGGGGTGCAATCTCCAGGTCATCCCGTACAGGTTATCACACAACAGATCCTATTCAGGCCACTGCTTCCCAAGGAAGTGCAACTAAGCCCATCAGTGTATCAG ATTATGTCCCTTATGTCAATGCCGTTGACTCGAGATGGAGTTCGTATGGCTCAGATTCCACTTCATCAGCACGTTACGCAGAACG GGACAGATTCATAGTTACAGATTTGTCTGGTCACAGAAAGCATTCCAGCACTGGAGATTTATTAAGTATTGAATTACAGCAG GCCAAAAGTAACTCGTTATTACTTCAGAGAGAGGCGAATGCACTAGCCATGCAGCAGAAGTGGAATTCTCTAGATGAAGGCAGTCGCCTTACCTTAAATCTTTTAAGCAAGGAAATTGATTTGAGGAATGGTGAG ACTGATTATACTGAAGACTGTGCAGATGCAAAGCCAGATCGAGACATTGAATTGGAGCTGTCAGCCCTAGATACAGATGAACCTGATGGGCAGGGTGAACAAATAGAA GAGATTCTGGATATACAGCTAGGTATTAGTTCTCAAGATGATCAGCTGCTCAATGGAACAACTGTAGAGAACGGGCATCCACTAAAGCAGCACCAGAAAGAATCTATGGAACAGAAGAGACAAAGTTTAG ggAGGAGCAGAAAACAATCCTGCCCGTAA
- the RC3H2 gene encoding roquin-2 isoform X1, with translation MPVQAAQWTEFLSCPICYNEFDENVHKPISLGCSHTVCKTCLNKLHRKACPFDQTAINTDIDVLPVNFALLQLVGAQVPDHQTVKLSNVGENKHYEVAKKCVEDLALYLKPLSGGKGVASLNQSALSRPMQRKLVTLVNCQLVEEEGRVRAMRAARSLGERTVTELILQHQNPQQLSANLWAAVRARGCQFLGPAMQEEALKLVLLALEDGSALSRKVLVLFVVQRLEPRFPQASKTSIGHVVQLLYRASCFKVTKRDEDSSLMQLKEEFRSYEALRREHDAQIVHIAMEAGLRISPEQWSSLLYGDLAHKSHMQSIIDKLQSPESFAKSVQELTIVLQRTGDPANLNRLRPHLELLANIDPNPDAASPTWEQLENAMVAVKTVVHGLVDFIQNYSRKGHETPQPQPNSKYKTSMCRDLRQQGGCPRGTNCTFAHSQEELEKYRLRNKKISATVRTFPLLNKVGVNSTVSTTTGNVISVIGSPEATGKMVPSSNGIANLESGVPQLIPRCADTSLRALENTKKGGKTGANGQNVSGSPTESLPENKIGSPPKTPVSQAAATSAGPPNIGTEVNSVPPKSSQFVPRVPVYPPHSDNVQYFQDPRTQLSYEVPQYPQTGYYPPPPTVPAGVAPCVPRFVRSNNVPESSLPPASVPYADHYSTFPPRDRLNSPYQPPPPQPYGPVPPVPSGMYAPVYDSRRIWRPQMYPRDDMIRSNSLPPMDVMHSSVYQTSLRERYNSLDGYYSVACQPPNEQRTVPLPREPCGHLKTGYDEQLRRKPEQWAQYHTQKTPLVSSALHMATPSPTPPSPLFSVDFSTEFSESVSDLSGTKFEEDHLSHYSPWSCGTIGSCINAIDSEPKDVIANSNAVLMDLDSGDVKRRVHLFETQRRAKEEDPIIPFSDGPIISKWGAISRSSRTGYHTTDPIQATASQGSATKPISVSDYVPYVNAVDSRWSSYGSDSTSSARYAERDRFIVTDLSGHRKHSSTGDLLSIELQQAKSNSLLLQREANALAMQQKWNSLDEGSRLTLNLLSKEIDLRNGETDYTEDCADAKPDRDIELELSALDTDEPDGQGEQIEEILDIQLGISSQDDQLLNGTTVENGHPLKQHQKESMEQKRQSLGEDLVILEEQKTILPVTSCFSQPITTSVSNASCLPISTSVSVGSLILKTAHIMSEDKNDFLKPVANGRMVNS, from the exons ATGCCTGTGCAGGCAGCTCAGTGGACAGAATTTCTGTCCTGCCCAATCTGCTACAACGAGTTTGATGAGAATGTGCACAAACCCATCAGCTTAGGTTGCTCTCACACTGTCTGTAAGACCTGCCTGAACAAGCTTCATCGCAAGGCATGTCCTTTCGACCAGACTGCCATCAATACAGACATCGATGTGCTTCCTGTAAACTTTGCACTCCTCCAGTTAGTTGGAGCCCAG GTACCTGATCATCAGACAGTAAAGTTGAGTAATGTAGGAGAGAACAAACATTATGAAGTAGCAAAGAAATGTGTTGAGGATTTAGCACTCTACTTAAAGCCATTAAGTGGAGGAAAAG GTGTTGCTAGCTTGAATCAGAGTGCACTGAGCCGTCCAATGCAAAGGAAGCTTGTGACACTAGTGAATTGTCAACTGGTAGAGGAAGAGGGTCGGGTTCGAGCTATGAGGGCAGCTCGATCACTGGGAGAGAGAACTGTTACAGAACTGATCTTGCAGCACCAAAAtcctcagcagctttctgccaaCCTTTGGGCTGCTGTCAGGGCACGGGGATGTCAGTTTCTAGGGCCAG CTATGCAAGAAGAAGCACTGAAACTTGTATTACTGGCATTGGAAGATGGCTCTGCGCTCTCAAGAAAAGTTCTGGTACTTTTTGTTGTGCAAAGGCTAGAACCAAGATTTCCTCAGGCCTCTAAAACAAGCATTGGTCATGTTGTGCAGCTACTGTATAGAGCATCATGCTTTAAG GTCACTAAAAGGGATGAAGATTCTTCTCTGATGCAACTTAAAGAAGAGTTTCGGAGTTACGAGGCTTTGCGGAGAGAGCATGATGCCCAAATTGTTCACATTGCCATGGAAGCAGGACTTCGAATATCACCAGAACAATGGTCTTCCCTTCTTTATGGTGACTTGGCACATAAATCACACATGCAATCCATTATCGACAAG ctccaATCTCCAGAGTCTTTTGCGAAGAGTGTACAAGAATTGACAATTGTCTTGCAGCGCACGGGCGATCCTGCAAATTTAAACAGGCTCAGGCCTCATTTGGAGCTCCTGGCAAATATAGATCCAAATCCAG ATGCAGCATCTCCAACATGGGAGCAGCTGGAAAATGCAATGGTGGCTGTAAAGACTGTGGTACATGGATTGGTGGATTTCATTCAGAATTACAGTagaaaaggacatgaaactcCACAG CCACAACCAAAtagcaaatacaaaacaagtaTGTGCCGAGACCTTCGACAACAAGGGGGATGTCCAAGAGGAACCAACTGTACTTTTGCTCATTCTCAGGAAGAGCTTGAAAA ATACCGCCTgaggaacaaaaaaatcagtgcaacAGTGAGAACGTTCCCCCTTCTAAATAAAGTTGGCGTAAATAGCACTGTCTCGACCACTACGGGAAACGTAATTTCTGTCATAGGAAGCCCTGAAGCAACAGGGAAGATGGTGCCGAGTAGTAATGGAATAGCTAATCTAGAAAGTGGTGTTCCCCAGTTGATCCCTCGCTGTGCAGACACCTCTTTGAGAGCTTTGGAGAACACCAAGAAGGGAGGGAAGACTGGAGCCAATGGCCAGAACGTTTCGGGATCCCCTACAGAATCACTACCTGAAAA taaaattggTTCTCCACCCAAGACTCCTGTAAGCCAGGCGGCAGCTACCTCAGCTGGTCCTCCCAACATTGGAACAGAAGTGAACTCTGTGCCTCCAAAATCCAGCCAGTTTGTTCCCAGAGTACCTGTCTACCCTCCACATTCTGATAATGTTCAATATTTCCAAGATCCCAGGACTCAGTTGTCGTATGAAGTTCCACAGTACCCCCAGACAG GCTATTATCCACCACCTCCAACAGTACCAGCTGGCGTGGCTCCCTGTGTTCCTCGCTTTGTGAGGTCCAATAATGTTCCAGAATCCTCCCTCCCACCTGCTTCCGTGCCATATGCCGATCATTACAGTACATTTCCCCCTCGAGATCGACTGAATTCTCCTTACCAACCTCCTCCTCCGCAGCCGTATGGACCAGTTCCTCCTGTCCCTTCTGGAATGTATGCTCCAGTTTATGACAGCAGGCGCATCTGGCGCCCACAGATGTATCCACGAGATGATATGATTAGGAGCAATTCTTTACCTCCCATGGATGTGATGCACTCATCTGTCTATCAGACATCATTACGTGAGAGATACAACTCTTTGGATGGGTATTACTCTGTGGCTTGTCAACCCCCAAATGAACAGAGGACTGTGCCTTTACCAAGG GAGCCTTGTGGTCACTTGAAGACTGGTTACGATGAGCAGTTAAGACGGAAGCCAGAGCAATGGGCACAATACCACACGCAGAAAACTCCTCTTGTGTCGTCAGCCCTTCATATGGCAACACCATCTCCAACACCACCTTCTCCTCTCTTCAGTGTAGATTTCAGCACAGAG TTCTCAGAGAGTGTCAGTGATTTGAGTGGAACTAAATTTGAGGAAGACCATCTCTCTCACTATTCACCGTGGTCTTGTGGCACTATTGGCTCTTGTATAAATGCTATCGACTCAGAGCCCAAGGATGTGATTGCCAATTCAAATGCCGTGTTAATG GATTTGGACAGCGGGGATGTTAAAAGAAGAGTGCATTTATTTGAAACTCAGAGAAGGGCAAAGGAAGAAGATCCTATAATCCCGTTTAGCGATGGACCGATCATTTCCAAGTGGGGTGCAATCTCCAGGTCATCCCGTACAGGTTATCACACAACAGATCCTATTCAGGCCACTGCTTCCCAAGGAAGTGCAACTAAGCCCATCAGTGTATCAG ATTATGTCCCTTATGTCAATGCCGTTGACTCGAGATGGAGTTCGTATGGCTCAGATTCCACTTCATCAGCACGTTACGCAGAACG GGACAGATTCATAGTTACAGATTTGTCTGGTCACAGAAAGCATTCCAGCACTGGAGATTTATTAAGTATTGAATTACAGCAG GCCAAAAGTAACTCGTTATTACTTCAGAGAGAGGCGAATGCACTAGCCATGCAGCAGAAGTGGAATTCTCTAGATGAAGGCAGTCGCCTTACCTTAAATCTTTTAAGCAAGGAAATTGATTTGAGGAATGGTGAG ACTGATTATACTGAAGACTGTGCAGATGCAAAGCCAGATCGAGACATTGAATTGGAGCTGTCAGCCCTAGATACAGATGAACCTGATGGGCAGGGTGAACAAATAGAA GAGATTCTGGATATACAGCTAGGTATTAGTTCTCAAGATGATCAGCTGCTCAATGGAACAACTGTAGAGAACGGGCATCCACTAAAGCAGCACCAGAAAGAATCTATGGAACAGAAGAGACAAAGTTTAGGTGAAGAccttgtgattct ggAGGAGCAGAAAACAATCCTGCCCGTAACTTCTTGCTTCAGTCAGCCGATCACAACATCTGTTAGCAATGCAAGCTGCCTGCCCATCAGCACATCAGTCAGTGTTGGCAGCCTCATTTTGAAAACTGCTCACATTATGTCTGAggataaaaatgactttttaaagcCTGTTGCAAATGGCAGGATGGTTAACAGCTGA
- the PDCL gene encoding phosducin-like protein, which produces MTALDDKLLGEKLQYYYSSSEGEDEDSEKEDKEGESSIPETVGEIELSSDGSAVNTGPKGVINDWRRFKQLETEQRQEQRREMERLIKKLSMTCRSHLDEESEKQKQKEIQEKINGKMTLQEYNMIHNDEDDEEFLQRYRKQRMEEMRQQLYSGQQFKKVFEITSGEAFLDTVDKEHKSTLIMIHIYEDDIPGSESLNGCMICLAAEYPTVKFCRVKSSLIGASTRFTNNALPALLIYKAGELIGNFVRITDQLGEDFFAVDLEAFLQECGLLPEKDLVLLTSIHNPSACYSEDSDLEID; this is translated from the exons ATGACTGCTTTGGACGATAAACTACTTGGCGAGAAGCTCCAGTATTATTACAGCAGTAGTGAGGGTGAGGATGAAGACAGTgagaaagaagataaagaagGGGAGAGCTCCATTCCTGAAACTGTTGGGGAAATAGAGCTCAGCAGTGATGGAAGTGCAGTCAACACAG GTCCGAAAGGAGTCATTAATGACTGGCGGAGATTTAAACAACTGGAGACAGAACAGAGACAGGAGCAGCGCAGAGAAATGGAGCGACTCATAAAGAAGTTATCTATGACTTGTAGATCTCACTTAGATGAAGAGtctgagaaacagaagcagaaagagatCCAGGAAAAAATCAATGGAAAG aTGACATTACAAGAATATAACATGATTCACAACGATGAAGATGATGAGGAATTCTTACAGCGATACAGGAAGCAGCGGATGGAGGAGATGAGACAGCAGTTGTACAGTGGGCAGCAATTTAAAAAGGTTTTTGAGATTACCAGTGGAGAAGCATTTTTGGACACGGTTGATAAAGAGCATAAAAGCACACTGATCATGATCCATATTTACGAAGATGATATCCCTGGCAGTGAATCCCTGAATGGCTGTATGATCTGCCTGGCTGCTGAGTATCCAACCGTTAAATTTTGCAGAGTAAAGAGTTCGCTCATTGGTGCCAGCACCCGCTTTACTAATAATGCTCTGCCGGCTTTGCTGATCTATAAGGCGGGTGAGCTCATTGGCAACTTTGTGCGAATCACTGACCAGCTTGGAGAAGATTTTTTTGCTGTAGACCTGGAGGCTTTTTTGCAGGAGTGTGGTCTGCTTCCAGAAAAAGACCTAGTGCTCCTGACTTCTATACATAACCCATCTGCGTGTTACAGTGAAGACAGTGATCTGGAAATAGACTGA